Proteins encoded within one genomic window of Fusarium musae strain F31 chromosome 4, whole genome shotgun sequence:
- a CDS encoding hypothetical protein (EggNog:ENOG41): MTTQAAYQAEKIIGHGDNAVTAQDVTSYREPGAGESGETMKALAWIGKNKVQMVDAPKPKILEDRDVILKVTGSTVCGSDLHLLHGTVVQLSEGDILGHEFCGVVDQVGSAVKGIDVGKRYVASFQIACGDCFFCKQKLSSQCEKTNSNTTERAMYGGRTAGMFGYSHFTGGFAGGQAEYVRVPLGDVNLLEIPDDVPDEKALYLSDVLATSYNAVKDTAVYPNDSVAIFGAGPIGQMAGVFAIKEGASQIIFVDTEPRLSFIRDRWPAEHKDKLELVDYKHLSHGVTNKPTVVSRLKELTGNRGPDCAIECAAGEYAKGWMHWLEMAVGIETDTSEIINEMIEGVRNYGRCGVTGVYVGYTNHFNIGSLMERGVRLIGNGQAPVHKYWHELLEMIQKGELDPAQMLSHRVRLEDLDKVYYKFEKREDGMQKIFVETKFSFPQDPSTPSLTTY; the protein is encoded by the exons ATGACTACTCAAGCAGCTTACCAGGCCGAAAAGATCATTGGCCACGGCGACAACGCCGTTACAGCGCAAGATGTCACTTCATACCGTGAGCCAGGTGCCGGCGAGTCTGGCGAGACCATGAAGGCTCTCGCATGGATTGGCAAGAACAAAGTCCAAATGG TCGACGCACCCAAGCCCAAGATTCTTGAGGACCGCGATGTGATCCTCAAAGTAACAGGCAGCACCGTCTGCGGCTCAGACCTACATCTCCTCCACGGCACAGTCGTGCAGCTCAGCGAGGGCGACATCCTCGGGCATGAGTTCTGCGGCGTGGTCGACCAGGTCGGGTCAGCGGTCAAGGGCATAGACGTTGGGAAGCGCTACGTCGCATCGTTCCAGATTGCGTGTGGCGATTGTTTCTTCTGCAAGCAGAAGCTCTCGTCGCAGTGTGAGAAGACGAACTCGAACACCACTGAGAGGGCGATGTATGGAGGGCGCACGGCGGGGATGTTTGGGTATTCGCATTTCACGGGGGGGTTTGCGGGTGGGCAGGCGGAGTATGTGCGTGTTCCGCTTGGGGATGTGAATCTTTTGGAGATTCCCGATGATGTTCCCGATGAGAAGG CGCTGTACTTGTCTGATGTATTGGCTACCTCCTACAACGCTGTCAAGGACACAGCCGTTTATCCCAACGACTCGGTCGCCATTTTCGGCGCTGGTCCAATTGGTCAAATGGCGGGTGTCTTTGCCATCAAAGAGGGCGCGAGCCAGATCATCTTTGTCGACACAGAGCCACGCCTGTCGTTTATTCGAGATCGCTGGCCCGCTGAAcacaaggacaagcttgAGCTGGTAGACTACAAGCACTTGTCGCACGGCGTGACTAACAAGCCTACCGTCGTAAGCCGTCTCAAGGAACTCACTGGTAACCGTGGACCCGATTGCGCGATTGAGTGCGCGGCTGGTGAGTACGCCAAGGGCTGGATGCACTGGCTCGAGATGGCCGTTGGGATTGAGACGGACACGAGTGAGATTATCAACGAGATGATTGAGGGCGTGCGAAACTATGGACGATGTGGTGTAACAGGTGTTTACGTGGGCTAC ACCAACCACTTCAACATCGGCTCCCTCATGGAGCGAGGCGTTCGTCTCATCGGCAACGGGCAAGCGCCCGTTCACAAATACTGgcatgagcttcttgagatgaTTCAAAAGGGCGAGCTTGATCCGGCTCAGATGCTGTCGCACCGTGTCAGACTGGAGGATCTGGATAAGGTGTACTACAAGTttgagaagagggaggatgGGATGCAGAAGATATTTGTTGAGACCAAGTTCTCGTTCCCTCAGGATCCTAGCACGCCTAGTCTGACGACTTATTGA